A genome region from Planctomycetota bacterium includes the following:
- a CDS encoding efflux RND transporter periplasmic adaptor subunit, translating to MKKLLAALSHAGWALFVFTALTGLFLWRTGSLQIRLTGAPAAADPGASHAHGDACEHDAPEPGAHKHGAGCAHDEPKKADAHEHGEACAHEGEADWCAEHKVPESACTRCNPGLIAKFKEKGDWCDGHNLPESQCVKCNPDAAAKLKPPPAVAAAAAQARCEHGVAKIDCDNCRFEVGAVKVRPDVAKALLKPARVQHQELATTMRLTGQVQLDETRVVDVAPPAPGRVVRVQAVLGQAVSEGDVLAIVHSAEFGVAKAGYLDAWTKLELARREQERQAALSGALEKALEHLATDHGVPGKCDPLRGNCLPQAPLGEWRAKLLGAAAKLRLAHSVYGREKALLDKQASSRAEFEQAEHELHAAQVEYTALVDEAQLGLHLEKLRADNAARQAEIALTAAEQQLHIFGLDDAAVAALRTEKENGGFAHLAVRAPRAGTILTRAAAEGKFVEAKESLFALGDLSNVWVWCNVYERDLGPLHAALAEGQPPHACVRVAAFGDEPFCGVIDLIGSIVDEKTRTVRVRVQVDNAQGKLKPGMFANVEIQFASGKQAAFVPREAVLADEGRQFVFQEMQDGLWLRRDVATGRTQGRLVEIVSGLDPDATVAAGGAFMLKSDILRSKMGAG from the coding sequence ATGAAGAAGCTGCTCGCCGCCCTCAGCCATGCGGGCTGGGCGCTGTTCGTCTTCACCGCCCTCACGGGCCTTTTCCTCTGGCGCACGGGCAGCCTTCAGATTCGCCTGACCGGCGCCCCGGCCGCCGCGGACCCCGGCGCGAGTCACGCCCACGGCGACGCCTGCGAGCACGACGCGCCCGAACCCGGCGCCCACAAACACGGCGCAGGCTGCGCCCACGACGAACCGAAGAAGGCCGACGCCCATGAGCACGGCGAAGCCTGTGCGCACGAGGGCGAGGCCGACTGGTGCGCTGAGCACAAGGTGCCCGAATCGGCCTGCACCCGCTGCAACCCCGGCCTGATCGCCAAGTTCAAGGAGAAGGGCGACTGGTGCGACGGGCACAACCTGCCCGAATCGCAGTGCGTGAAGTGCAACCCCGACGCCGCCGCGAAGCTCAAGCCGCCGCCGGCCGTGGCGGCCGCCGCCGCGCAGGCCAGGTGCGAGCACGGCGTGGCCAAGATTGACTGCGACAACTGCCGCTTCGAGGTGGGCGCCGTGAAGGTGCGGCCCGACGTGGCCAAGGCCCTCCTCAAGCCGGCCAGGGTCCAGCACCAGGAGTTGGCCACCACAATGAGGCTGACCGGCCAGGTGCAACTTGACGAGACCCGCGTGGTGGACGTGGCGCCGCCTGCCCCTGGGCGCGTGGTGCGCGTCCAAGCCGTCCTCGGCCAGGCCGTCAGCGAGGGCGACGTGCTGGCCATCGTCCACTCGGCGGAGTTCGGGGTGGCCAAGGCCGGCTATCTGGACGCCTGGACGAAGCTGGAGCTGGCCCGCCGCGAGCAGGAGCGTCAGGCGGCGCTCAGCGGCGCGCTGGAGAAGGCCCTGGAGCACCTGGCCACCGACCACGGCGTGCCCGGCAAGTGCGACCCGCTGAGGGGCAATTGCTTGCCCCAGGCGCCGTTGGGCGAATGGCGCGCGAAGCTCCTCGGCGCGGCCGCCAAGCTGCGCCTCGCCCACTCGGTCTACGGCCGCGAGAAGGCGCTGCTCGACAAGCAGGCCTCGAGCCGCGCCGAGTTCGAGCAGGCCGAGCACGAGTTGCACGCGGCCCAGGTGGAGTACACCGCGCTCGTGGACGAGGCGCAGCTCGGCCTTCACTTGGAGAAGCTGCGCGCCGACAACGCTGCCCGCCAGGCCGAAATCGCCCTCACCGCCGCCGAACAGCAGCTTCACATCTTCGGGCTCGACGACGCCGCGGTGGCCGCCCTGCGTACGGAGAAGGAGAACGGCGGCTTCGCCCACCTGGCCGTGCGGGCGCCCCGGGCCGGCACCATTCTCACCCGCGCCGCGGCCGAGGGCAAGTTCGTGGAGGCCAAGGAAAGCCTCTTCGCGCTCGGCGACCTGTCCAACGTCTGGGTCTGGTGCAACGTCTACGAGCGCGACCTCGGCCCTCTCCACGCCGCGCTGGCCGAGGGCCAGCCGCCGCACGCCTGTGTGCGCGTGGCCGCCTTCGGCGACGAGCCGTTCTGCGGCGTGATTGACCTCATCGGCAGCATCGTGGACGAGAAGACCCGCACGGTGCGCGTGCGGGTGCAGGTGGACAACGCCCAGGGCAAGCTCAAGCCGGGCATGTTCGCCAACGTCGAAATCCAGTTCGCCAGCGGCAAGCAGGCGGCCTTCGTGCCGCGCGAGGCCGTGCTTGCGGACGAGGGCAGGCAATTCGTGTTCCAGGA